In Bradyrhizobium sp. WBOS07, the genomic window GGCGACGCCCGACTTGGCGCGTCCAACCAGCGTCTCAGGGATCGCGACGACCGCTTCCTTCTCGGCAAAGCGGGCGACACGGATCGAAGCCTGGCCCGCGGCAACCACCTGGCCGGGCTCGATCAGCGTTGCGGTGACGACGCCACGGGCGTCGGCAACGAGCGTCGCGTAGGAAAGTGAGTTTTTGCTCAATTCGAGCGCGCGCTCGGCGCGGTTCAGGCGGGCGCGGGCTTCGTCCGCGGCGGCGCGGCTCGAATCCATCTGCGCATCCGTGGTCCAGCCCTTGGCCTTCAGATCCTTGGCCCGCTGCTCGGCGGCAGCGGCCTGGGCCAGCACGCCGGTGGCGGCGGTCTGCTCGGCCAGCGCCTGCTCGGCCTGCAGCTTCAAATCGACCTCGTCGAGGGTGGCGAGCGGCTGGCCGACCTCGACGGTCTGGCCGACCTCCACGAGCCGCTTGGCGACCTTGCCGGCAACGCGGAAGCCGAGATCGCTCTCGATCCGCGGCCTGACGGTGCCGACGAAGCTGCGCTCCGGGGTCTCGGCATCATAATGCGCGGTTGCGACCAGAACCGGCCGCGGCGGCTCGGCCTTCTCGGCGACGGTGTCATTGCACCCGGCCAGCGTCGCGGCCATCAGGGCCAGCGCCACGCCTGCCAACAGCCTGGAATAGCTCGATAAAACCAACCGGACGAACATCGAAGGACACTCCTGCATCTCGACTGGGATGAATGTCGACTAATCACTGATAAAAGTCAATAATCGTCAGTCATCAGGAATCCGTGATCGTTAAGGGGTGGTGAGAAGAGGTTGGATGGCAACAGAGGAGGCGAAGTCGCGCGCGCTCGTGCCCCGGACGCAGCGCAGCGTCTCTTCGACGGTGCGCTGCTGAGCCGGGGCCCATAATGCGCCGGGTTCGTGGTCTCTGGGTCCCGGCTCTGCGCTGCAACGCTTGTGCGTTGCAGCTTGTCCGGGACACACCGAGCCTAGGGAAAGATGGTGGGCACGGCGCGAAGAGCGCGCCTTTGCCTCCCCTACGCAATTAGCCCCGCTACCGCCCCTGCCCGGCGAACTCGTGCTTGCTGTCATGGCCGCCGACAAACACCAGGATGCCGGCGAGCAGCGGCAGCACGGCGAGCACGAGGAGGCCATTCGAAGTCTGGCCCGTGGCTTCCTTGACCCAGCCGATCAGATACGGCCCGCCAAAGCCGGCGAGGTTGCCGATCGAGTTGATCAGGGCGATGGCGCCGGCGGCCGCGGTGCCTGACAGCCAGGCGGTCGGCAGGGTCCAGAACACGCCGAAGCAGCAGAACACGCCGACCGCGGCGACGGTCAACACCACCATCGTCGCCGTGGGATCGGTGAGATAGGACGACACGCCGAGCGCGACCGCCGTCAGCAGCAGCGGCGCGCCGACATGCATGACGCGCTCGCGCGTCGCATCGGAGTGCCGCGCCCACAGGATCATGGCGATGGTGCCGAACAGGTACGGGATCGCGGTGACAAAACCGGTCTGGGCATTGGTCAGCCCGAACGCCTTGACGATCTGGGGCAGCCAGAACTGCATGCCATAGAGCGCCCCGACGAAGCCGAAATAGATCAGGCTGAGCGCGATCACCTTGGGCGAGGACAACGCTTCGCCGAGCGAGACATGCTTCACCGCCTGCTTGGCCGCGATCTCCGCATCGAGCTTCGCCTTGAGCCAGGCCTTCTGCTCGGCCGACAGCCAGTCCGCCTTCTCCGGCCTGTCGGTGAGATAGAACCAGGTGACGATGCCGAGCAGCACCGAGGGGATGCCCTCGATGATGAACAGCCACTGCCAGCCCTTCAGCCCCATCAGGCCATCGAGCCCGAGCAAGAGGCCCGAGATCGGCGCACCGATCACGGTCGAGACCGGCACCGCGATGGCGAAAGCCGCCAGGAAGCGGGCGCGATATTCTGCCGGATACCAATAGGTGAGATAGAGGATGATGCCGGGGAAGAAGCCGGCCTCGGCGACGCCGAGCAGGAAGCGCAGGACGTAGAAGCTCGTCACGCCGCTGACCATCGCCATCAGCGCCGAGATGATCCCCCAGGTCACCATGATGCGGGCGATCCAGCGGCTCGCGCCGAATTTCTTCAGCGCGAGGTTGCTCGGAACCTCGAAGATGAAATAGCCGATGAAGAAGATGCCGGCGCCCCAGGAGAAGATCAGCGGCGTGAATTTCAGGTCCGCGTTCATGGTCAGCGCCGCGAAACCGAGATTGACGCGGTCGAGATAGGAGAAGAAGTAGGCCAGCACCAGAAAGGGAATCAGGCGCCAGGAAATGGCGCGGATCGTCGACGTTTCGATTTCGCTCTTGACGTTCTTGGCGCCGCCGGTGGAACCGGCATAGATAGTGGTCTGGCTCATGGCTTCCCCCTTGGTTGTTGCTTTTGTGGGTCGATGGCGGTTTTGAGCATCGCGGGCGAAGAGTCAATGGAGCGAGCAATGCACGGGGCGCAGCCGGATCACGCCATTGCGCCGATGCAGAAGACGATGATCCGCGCCGCTCTCGCGCTCGTCGTCATCACCTGCGGGCTGTCGTTGCGCTGGTACGGCTTTCCGCTCGGCCTCCCCGCTTTCGTGGTGAAGTATGGCGGCTCGTTATTATGGGCCACGATGGTGTTTCTGCTGGCGGGCGTTTTGCTGCCGCGACTCACGCGGACGCAGATTGCAGCGCTCGCGGCGATCATCGCCATCGCCGTGGAATTCTCCCGCATGGTGCATGCGCCGTGGCTCGACGCATTCCGCTTGACGACCGCCGGCGCCTTGTTGCTCGGCCGCATCTTCTCGCTCTGGAATCTGGCGGCGTATGCGGTGGGGATTGCGTTCGGCGTTTGGATCGATTGTTTCGTCGGGATGCGCGGTCTCGCAGGGTGGGCAAAGCGACTTGTCCGCCGTAGCTCGAAGAGCGAAGGCGAAAGCGTGCCCACCACAAGCAGACGGTGGGCACGGCGCTAACGCGCCTTTGCCCACCCTACGCGACCGATGCTTTGCGATTCACTCCGAGAGCTGAAAACGCTCGAAGCGATCGAGCTCCTCCTCGATCCGCTGCTTCAGCGCCGTGCGGCCCGCCGTTTTCTTGCCCTGTCCGACCCAGGTCCATTTCTGCATCAGGAGCTTCTTGGCCTGCCGGTCGGTCTTGAGATCGAGCGCGGCGACGATCTCGTCGCCGACCAGCACGGGCAGCGCGAAATAGCCGAGCTTGCGCTTGGCCTTCGGCACATAGGCCTCGAACAGATGGTTGTAGCCGAAGATGAGATTGGTGCGCTTGCGCTGGATGATCAGGGGATCGAACGGCGAGAGGATGTGGACCAGATCGGGGGAGACCGCCTCACTGCTGGGCTCCAGCACGGCCGGCGCCGCCCAATGCTCCTGCTTGCCGGCGCCGTCGAGCGCGACCGGCACGAGCTCGCCGCGGCGGACGCGGGAAGCGATCAGGCCGGCCACCGCCTTCTTGCGCGGGGCGTCGAGGTGGCAGATCGAATCGAGGCTCACCACACCTTGCGACCGCAACGCGCGGTCGAGCAGATAGGTCGTGATCTCCCTTGTCGAGGCAGGCCTTGGCAGCGTGTCCCAGCCGAAATGGCGCGTCATCAGCTCGTAGGTCTTGAGCATGCCCTGCCGCTCGCTGATGGTGACGGCGCCGGTATAGAAGGCCAGCTGCAACGCCCGCTTGGAGGGCTTGCGGCTCTGCCACAGATGCTCCTTCTCGACGAGCACGTCATCCTCGATGTCGCGGATGGTCAGCGGACCGGCCCGCAGCAGCCGCATCACCTTGCGCATGTCGGCGGGCTTCACCGAGGCGAACCATTTGTGCCCCTCGCGCCGATGCTCGCGCATCGCCGGCAGGAAGAAACGGAAGTCGCCGGTCGGCACGTAGGAGAGCGCGTGGGTCCAATACTCGAACACGCTTCTGTCGGCGCTCTGGGCATGGCGCAGATCGGCGCGGCGATAGGACGGGATCCGGCTGAACAGAATGTGATGATGGCAGCGCTCGATGACGTTGATGGTGTCGATCTGCACATAGCCGAGATGAGCGACCGCATCCGCGACGGCCTGTGCTCCCTCGCCGAACGGGGTGCGCTCATCCAGCCGCTGGGCATGCAGCCAGATCTGCCGGGCCTGTCTCGTGGTGAGGGGATGGGGTTTGAGCGTGCGTGACATTGCAGAATGCAATGTAGCGAGATTCGCGCGCAGGCAAACAATCGAGGCAAAGAAAACCGCGCTGCCATCGACTGGCAGCGCGGCCGGTCGACGAACGCTCGGCTATTTCGCGCTCATCTTCTGCATCTTCATGTAGTGCTTGCAGGCGCCGCGCATATTGGCTTTGCTCATCTCGGAGTTGGCCGAAGCCATTTCCTTCGCCATCGCCTGCTTGGCCGGCGAATCCACCGTTCCCATCGCGGTGATCGACTTGCCCATCGCTTCGCCCGTGCAGGGCTGCATCTTGGCTGCGAAAGCCGGCGATGCCGAAAACGCGGCGAGCAGAACGACCGAAAGCAAGATCTTCATCTAATGTCTCCTCCGTAGAGCGAACCGGCGCCATGCCGGTCAACACGATAGCCATTCTTTAGCGACAAGTTTGCAGGGAGAAGACATTTTCGTTGCTGCGCCGCAGCGCAAGCCCGCTGTCAGCGTGCGACTTTTGGGCGCTCCCCCCGCGGCTGCCGGTAGCGACCTCCGGCTCCGGCACATTGCCCGGTTCGGCGGGCCACCGCGGGAGTCCGTCTCCCGGGCAAGGAGCCCGCGCCCTCAACGTGATTTCAGTCATACCGGGCCTGCCGCGGTGTGAACCTGTCCCGCGGAGAATGCGACCACTGCTATTGGGACGATCGGCTCCGCTGCCGATGGGGCCGCGAAACGTGCCGGTTCACCGCCCGAAAGCCGGAAAATACGCGAGAACAGGCCTGGAAGCGCTGTCGACCACCGTGACCAAGATCACATCCGGGGCTTTGAACCTGCCCTATGCTCGCAGCATCAAATCGCTATCAGGCGTAACAGCGAGGATACGACAATGACCCGTTTTGATAAATTCTTTGGACTGAAGGCGATTGCTCTTTCCGCAGCCCTGTCGATGACGACGGGCCTGGCTCTGGCCGGCGACAGCAATGTCTCCACCGACAAGATCCTGGATGCACTGAAGCCCAAGCCGGCAACCCGCGGCCTGTCCGTCGGTCCGCAGACCGACACGACCGCGCAAGCCAAGGAGGCGACCTTCCTGAACACGGTGCGCAACCGCTCGACCCGGTCGCTCTCGACGGGCGAGCGCGAGCAGATCGCCGAGCTCGCGGCGACCAAGCCGAAGATCGACCTGGAAATCCAGTTCGACTACAACTCGGCCGATATCGCCAAGACCTCGATGCCCTCGGTGCAGGCGCTCGGCAAGGCGCTGTCCGATCCGGCGCTGAAGGGCTCGACCTTCGTGGTCGCCGGGCACACCGACGCGACCGGCGGCGAACAGTACAATCAAGGCCTCTCCGAACGGCGCGCCGACACCATCAAGAAGTACCTGGTGCAGAACTACGGCCTCAACGGCAACGATCTCGTCACGGTCGGCTACGGCGAGACCAAGCTGAAGGATACCGCCAACAGCTCCGACGCCGTCAATCGCCGCGTCCAGGTCGTCAACATGGACACCAAGACCGCGTCGAAGTAACTCGCCATCATGGCGCGAAACACGCCGCCTGCCGCAACCCGGCAGGCGGCGATGTCATATCCAGCTCTGGAACAGCATCAGCCGGTTGAAGCTCCGCATCGAGGTGCCGATAAAGGCCGCCGAGATCGGCAGCATGATTGCAAAGCCGATCGCCGCAATGCCGACATAGGCCCACAGCAGCCAGCGCGGCAGGCCGCCCCGGCGCAGCACATAGACCAGGGCGAGCGAGGCCGCCGTGGCGGCCGGTAGATAGTAATAGATGAAGCCCAGCGTGCGCGGCAGCAACGCCCAGGCGAGCCACGGGCCGACATAGAACGCCGCAATCAGGAATGCATCCCAACGGCGCTCGACGACGAAATCGCGCAGCACGACGACGAGCGCGAGCAAAGCCGGCCACAATACCAGCGGATTGCCGAGGAACACGACCGCGGAGACGTTGTCTTCCGCAATCTTGTCGAACAGGAACCAGACCGGCCGCGCCAGCAGCGGCCACGACGGCCACGAGCTCATGTAGGTATGCCCGGCAATCGCGGTCGTGGTGTTGTCGGTAAAGATCCGCCGCTGCGCCTCGATCAGCTCCGGCACCGACATCCCGTAGAGCGGAACGAAAGCGGCAAGGTAGGCCACACCGGGCAAGACCGCGAAGCACAGCGCGACATGATGCAGCCGGAGGCCGGGCCAAAGATCCGGTCGATACCAATCGTCCGGCTTGGCGTCGGCGAACAGCGTGCGCCAGCCCTGCATCAGGCGGATCACGGCGACGATGACGATGCAAACGCCGAGCGGAAACAGGCCGCTCCATTTGCAGGCCGCAGCAAGGCCGAACAGGCTGCCCGCGAGCGCGAACAGCGCCTGCGGTCGCTCTCGTCGAAATCCATGCATGAAGGCGGCCGTCGCGAGCAGACCGAAGCCGAGCGCAAAGATGTCGAGCATGGCGATGCGCGCCTGCACGTACAGCATCTGGTTCAGCCCCGCGATCAGCGCCGCGGCGATCGCGGGGCCTTGCGCCGCGAACAGCGCGAGGCCGCACAGATAGATCGCGACGATCGCCAATGCGCCGAACAATGTCGCGGGATAGCGCCAGCCAAGCGCGTTGTCGCCGAAAACCGCGATCGAGGCCGCGATCAGCTCCTTGGCCAGCGGCGGATGCATCGGATTGAGCATCGCCTGCGACATCGCCGGTGCCAGCATCTGCCGCGCCGCCGGCACGTAATGCACCTCGTCGAAGACGAACTTTTCCGGCGTCGTCAGTCCGATCAACAGCGCGAGATGCGCGACCAGGAAAATCGCGACAGCAATGACTGCGCTCCGCGACATCTTTGGAACTGCGGATGATTGAAGCGGCTGCTGAGGGGCTGTTTTGCGTGGCAAATTTGCGTCACCGCGGACAAAAATGAAAGCTTCGTTTTTCATTGAACGCATTCTGCCGCAACTGTCACTAAGCATGACGCACGTCCCGCGCCGCTTGTGATAATTCCGCCACATCGCAAGCAAGCGCGATCCGGTACGATCAGGGACATATCGATCGGTTACAAAATGAATTTGCGTTTCTGGTTTTTCTCCACCCTACTGTCGGCCGCGTTGTGCGCGGGTCCTTGCGCGCTGGCGCAGACGCGCGTCGGCGAAGCCGTCGTGATCCAGAACGAGGTGGTGCGCGTCGCTGCGACCACCACGCCGATCAATGTCGGCGACAGCATGCTGCGCGATGAGACCGTGCGCACCGGCGCCGATAGCGCGGCGCGCTTCGTGATGGCCGACAGCACCAATCTGTCGCTCGGCCCCAGCGCCACGCTGAAGCTCGACCGCACCGTCTTCAACGACGAGCGCAGCTATCGCGACGTCGCGATCCGCATGACCACCGGCGCATTCCGTTTCGTCACCGGACATTCCGATAAGTCCGCCTACAAGATCACGACGCCGCTTGCGACCATCGGCGTGCGCGGCACCACGCTCGACATCCTCTCGCAGCGCGGACGCTCCGTCGTCGTGCTTCAGGACGGCGCAGCCAGCGTCTGCACGAGGAGCGGCCAGTGCGTGCAGCTCACCCAGCCCGGCGACACCGCGATCATCACATCGACCGGCGGCAAGGTCGGCATCACCAAGTCCGGCACGCCGCCCTGGACCTTCGCCGCCAACTGCGCTGCAAGCGCCGGGCTATGCGCGGTGAACCAATATGCCGGCGCCTCGCCGACCATCTCGCCCGCCGTCCACGACGACGGCATGCTGTGCGGGCGCTGACCATGGCAAGACAGAGCGTCAGCCGGATCATCCTCGCCTCCCTGCTGGCTGCGATCGCAGCCTTTGCGCTTGTCGTATTCGATGCCCGCCCGGCGGCTGCGCAAACGTCGGAGTGCGGGTCCGAATGCGGCGAGCCGGAGCCCAATCCGTCCCCGACCACTTCTCCGTCGCCGTCCCCGTCCCCGACCTATTCCCCGTCACCCAATCCATCACCCACGCCGACGCCCTCCCCGTCGCCGAGCCCGGCTCCGTCACCGTCGCCGAGCCCTTATCCGCCGCCGTCCGGACCCACCGGCGCGGATTCCAGCGGCAATTCGATCGGCGGCCTCGCCAATCAGCGCTTCAACCAGATGATCACCAACCGGGTGCTCGGCACGGTGCTGCTCGGCGTCAACGAGCAGATCAATTGCGGCGACTGCGTCAGCGCGTTCGGTTCGGCCGGATCGTTCTCCGCCGGCATCCACGGCCGCAAGGCGCTGACCAACAATCTGTCGCTCCTCGCCGGCATCGCCTACACGCACTACGACGGGCGTGGCTACGAGATCACGAGCGCGCCGATTGGCGCATTCGCGCTGCGCTATGACTTCACCGATTGGGGTTCCTCGCGTCCGTTCTTCGACATCGGCACGATTCTGACGCCGTGGGAGAAGGCGCGCTACACGCGGAGCTACGATACCAGTCTCGGCCCGGTCAGCGTGACCAGTTCGACCAATGCTTCGAATTACGCCGTCTATGGTCGCGCCGGATGGATCAGTCGCCTCTCGCCGCGAGACGAGGTGGCGGCCTCGATCGAGGTCTGGCAGCTATGGCAGCGCGTGTCCGGCTACAGCGACGGTGCCGCGGCGTTCAATCCGTTCGACGCCAGCATCGCAACCGGGACGGACCGCACCAGCCTGGTCAAGATCGGCGGGCAGTGGACGCATCTGTTCGGCAGCAACATCGAGACCAATATCAACGGCGGCTGGGTGCAGTCGTTCGCCAGCCACAGCGGCATCGTGGCGACCGTGACCGGTCAGGGCACGGTGGTGCCGACCATTGGCAACCAGGGCTGGTTCGAATATGGCGGCCGCCTCGGCTTCCGCGTGCAGAAGGGCTGGATCGTGGATCTCTTCGCCAACGGCACGCTCGGCCCGCAGCCGGTCGGCAACACGATCCACGGCGGCGTCGGGCTGAGGATCAATTACTGAGACAAGGCACGGTCTTGTAGGGTGGGCAAAGCGTAGCGTGCCCACCAGCTCTCTCAACTGGAGACAGGTGGTGGACACGGCGCAAGCGCGCCTTTGCCCACCCTACGGCACCTGTGCGAATGTCAAGCCGCCGACTTGCCCTCGAACGCGCGGCGCAACGCGTCGATATCCAGCTTCACCATCTTCATCATCGCCTGCACCGCGCGCGCGGCGGCGGCCTTGTCGGGGCTCGACAGGAATTCGAACATCACCTTCGGCACCACCTGCCAGGCCACGCCCCAGCGGTCCCTCAGCCAGCCGCACTGCTCCTCCTTGCCGCCATGAGCGAGGAAGGCATTCCAGACGCTGTCGACCTGGGCCTGGTCGTCGCAATGGATCATCAGCGAGATGGCGTGGGTGTACTCCATCGTCATGCCGCCGTTGAGCGCGACCAAGGGCTGCCCGGCCAGAGTGAACTCGACGACCAGCACAGAGCCTTCCTTGCCGGAGGGACCATCCGAGACGTTGCGCTGAACGTGCGTGATGGCCGAGTTCGGCACGAGCGAGGTGTAGAACTTCGCGGCTTCCTCGGCATCGCCGTTGAACCACATGCAGGGTACGACCTTGGACATCGTGAATGCTCCTCTGGGATTTAGCGTTCGGAAGGACGGCGATCAGGCATTCGCCAGCGCGGGCTGCGGAGGGACCGAAGCCATATCCAGCCAATTCACACCCCACATATGGCCGTCCGGATCCTCGAAGCTGCGGCCGTACATGAAGCTGTATTCGTCCTTGGGGCTGGGATCGGCCACCCCGCCCGCGGCCTCGGCCCTGCCGACGATATCGTCGACCTCGTTGCGGGTATCGGCGGACAGGCAGAACAGCGCCTGGTTCGAGGTCTTTGCGTCGGCGATCGGCTTGGGCGTGAACTGACGGAATTTGTCGTGGGTCGTCAGCATCGCGTAGATGGTCTCGGAAAAGACCATGCAGCTCGCCGTGTCGTCGCTGAATTGCGGATTCCGGGTCGCCCCGATCGCCTCGTAGAAGGCGGTCGCGCGCTCGAGGTCGGTCACGGGTAGATTGAGGAAGATCATCCTGGGCATCGGAAGCTCCTTGGGCGGGGTTCTGCCCAAGGACGGATGGGCCGACAGCCATCCGACAGCGCTTCCGGATATTTTTTCAGGCTCCTGCCGCTTCGGCCGCATAGAACCGGCAGGCTGACCCTCAGGCTATTTCTTCTCGTTCGGATCCCGATGCACCGGATCGATCCACAGCACGGTCTCGGGTTTCTCGACCGGCTCGATGTCGAGGTTGATCGCCACGGCCTCGCCGTCACTGCGCACCAGCACGCATTCCAGCACCTCATCCGGGCTGGCATTGATCTCCTGATGGGGCACGTAAGGCGGGACGAAGATGAAATCGCCAGGGCCGGCTTCCGCCGTGAATTGCAGGCTCTCGCCCCAGCGCATCCGCGCCTTGCCCTTCACGACGTAGATGACGCTTTCGAGATGGCCGTGGTGATGTGCGCCGGTCTTGGCGTCGGGCTTGATGCTGACCGTGCCCGCCCACAATTTCTGCGCGCCGACGCGCGCGAAATTGATTGCAGCCGCACGATCCATGCCGGCTGTGGACGGCACGTTTGTATCGAGCTGGTTGCCGGGAATGACGCGCACGCCGTCATGTTTCCAGCGATCATCATGATGATCGTGATCATGGTGAGAGTGCGAGTGGTCATGGCCGGTCATGGGACTTGCTTTCTGTTGGTTCCGTGCGCGGCAAACTAACCCGAAGCTTCGCCCGCGAGCCATAACAAAATTGGAACCCTCATAGCTCCAGGACGTTGTCCTTGCGAACAAAATGGAAGGAGAGTTTCATGGGCAGCACGACCGACAAAATCAAAGGTACCGCCAACGAGGCGATCGGCAAGGCCAAGCAGGGCATCGGTGAAGCCACCGGTTCCGACCGCCTCAAGGGTGAAGGCGTGGTTCAGGAAGTGAAGGGCAAGGGCCAGCAGGCCATGGGCGATGCCAAGGATGCGGCCAAGGATGCGATCGATCGCGCCGCGGCAGCCGCAAAGCGCGCGGCGGAGTGACGCACGCAAATCTGAATGCGAGAAGACCGGCCGTAAGGCCGGTCTTTTTGTTTCGACTGCTCTCTACGTCATTCCCGGCTGCGCCGTCACTTTACCGCGAGCAATTCCACGTCGAACATCAGCGTCGCGTTCGGCGGGATCACGCCGCCGGCGCCGCGCGCGCCGTAGCCGAGCTGCGGCGGGATGATCAGCGTACGCTTGCCGCCGACCTTCATGGAAGCAACGCCCTCGTCCCAGCCGGCGATGACGCGGCCCTTGCCGATCGGGAATTCGAACGGCTCCTTACGGTCGACGGAGCTGTCGAATTTCTTGCCCTTCTGGCCGTTCTCATAGAGCCAGCCGGTATAGTGCATCACGCAGATCTGGCCGGCCTGCGGCGAG contains:
- a CDS encoding efflux RND transporter periplasmic adaptor subunit, producing MFVRLVLSSYSRLLAGVALALMAATLAGCNDTVAEKAEPPRPVLVATAHYDAETPERSFVGTVRPRIESDLGFRVAGKVAKRLVEVGQTVEVGQPLATLDEVDLKLQAEQALAEQTAATGVLAQAAAAEQRAKDLKAKGWTTDAQMDSSRAAADEARARLNRAERALELSKNSLSYATLVADARGVVTATLIEPGQVVAAGQASIRVARFAEKEAVVAIPETLVGRAKSGVASVTLWSEPGKKYAAKLREIAPAADPATRTYLAKFSLPEADDKVSLGMTATLTLSDAATERVARLPLSALFNEGGKPSFYVVDDNGALTLKPVTVKSYESNDVVITGGVEEGAKIVALGVQKLDPGQRVRVVSSLSF
- a CDS encoding MFS transporter codes for the protein MSQTTIYAGSTGGAKNVKSEIETSTIRAISWRLIPFLVLAYFFSYLDRVNLGFAALTMNADLKFTPLIFSWGAGIFFIGYFIFEVPSNLALKKFGASRWIARIMVTWGIISALMAMVSGVTSFYVLRFLLGVAEAGFFPGIILYLTYWYPAEYRARFLAAFAIAVPVSTVIGAPISGLLLGLDGLMGLKGWQWLFIIEGIPSVLLGIVTWFYLTDRPEKADWLSAEQKAWLKAKLDAEIAAKQAVKHVSLGEALSSPKVIALSLIYFGFVGALYGMQFWLPQIVKAFGLTNAQTGFVTAIPYLFGTIAMILWARHSDATRERVMHVGAPLLLTAVALGVSSYLTDPTATMVVLTVAAVGVFCCFGVFWTLPTAWLSGTAAAGAIALINSIGNLAGFGGPYLIGWVKEATGQTSNGLLVLAVLPLLAGILVFVGGHDSKHEFAGQGR
- a CDS encoding DUF2809 domain-containing protein yields the protein MHGAQPDHAIAPMQKTMIRAALALVVITCGLSLRWYGFPLGLPAFVVKYGGSLLWATMVFLLAGVLLPRLTRTQIAALAAIIAIAVEFSRMVHAPWLDAFRLTTAGALLLGRIFSLWNLAAYAVGIAFGVWIDCFVGMRGLAGWAKRLVRRSSKSEGESVPTTSRRWARR
- a CDS encoding winged helix-turn-helix domain-containing protein; the encoded protein is MSRTLKPHPLTTRQARQIWLHAQRLDERTPFGEGAQAVADAVAHLGYVQIDTINVIERCHHHILFSRIPSYRRADLRHAQSADRSVFEYWTHALSYVPTGDFRFFLPAMREHRREGHKWFASVKPADMRKVMRLLRAGPLTIRDIEDDVLVEKEHLWQSRKPSKRALQLAFYTGAVTISERQGMLKTYELMTRHFGWDTLPRPASTREITTYLLDRALRSQGVVSLDSICHLDAPRKKAVAGLIASRVRRGELVPVALDGAGKQEHWAAPAVLEPSSEAVSPDLVHILSPFDPLIIQRKRTNLIFGYNHLFEAYVPKAKRKLGYFALPVLVGDEIVAALDLKTDRQAKKLLMQKWTWVGQGKKTAGRTALKQRIEEELDRFERFQLSE
- a CDS encoding OmpA family protein — encoded protein: MTRFDKFFGLKAIALSAALSMTTGLALAGDSNVSTDKILDALKPKPATRGLSVGPQTDTTAQAKEATFLNTVRNRSTRSLSTGEREQIAELAATKPKIDLEIQFDYNSADIAKTSMPSVQALGKALSDPALKGSTFVVAGHTDATGGEQYNQGLSERRADTIKKYLVQNYGLNGNDLVTVGYGETKLKDTANSSDAVNRRVQVVNMDTKTASK
- a CDS encoding phospholipid carrier-dependent glycosyltransferase is translated as MWRNYHKRRGTCVMLSDSCGRMRSMKNEAFIFVRGDANLPRKTAPQQPLQSSAVPKMSRSAVIAVAIFLVAHLALLIGLTTPEKFVFDEVHYVPAARQMLAPAMSQAMLNPMHPPLAKELIAASIAVFGDNALGWRYPATLFGALAIVAIYLCGLALFAAQGPAIAAALIAGLNQMLYVQARIAMLDIFALGFGLLATAAFMHGFRRERPQALFALAGSLFGLAAACKWSGLFPLGVCIVIVAVIRLMQGWRTLFADAKPDDWYRPDLWPGLRLHHVALCFAVLPGVAYLAAFVPLYGMSVPELIEAQRRIFTDNTTTAIAGHTYMSSWPSWPLLARPVWFLFDKIAEDNVSAVVFLGNPLVLWPALLALVVVLRDFVVERRWDAFLIAAFYVGPWLAWALLPRTLGFIYYYLPAATAASLALVYVLRRGGLPRWLLWAYVGIAAIGFAIMLPISAAFIGTSMRSFNRLMLFQSWI
- a CDS encoding FecR domain-containing protein, with product MNLRFWFFSTLLSAALCAGPCALAQTRVGEAVVIQNEVVRVAATTTPINVGDSMLRDETVRTGADSAARFVMADSTNLSLGPSATLKLDRTVFNDERSYRDVAIRMTTGAFRFVTGHSDKSAYKITTPLATIGVRGTTLDILSQRGRSVVVLQDGAASVCTRSGQCVQLTQPGDTAIITSTGGKVGITKSGTPPWTFAANCAASAGLCAVNQYAGASPTISPAVHDDGMLCGR
- a CDS encoding VOC family protein; this encodes MSKVVPCMWFNGDAEEAAKFYTSLVPNSAITHVQRNVSDGPSGKEGSVLVVEFTLAGQPLVALNGGMTMEYTHAISLMIHCDDQAQVDSVWNAFLAHGGKEEQCGWLRDRWGVAWQVVPKVMFEFLSSPDKAAAARAVQAMMKMVKLDIDALRRAFEGKSAA
- a CDS encoding VOC family protein, whose product is MPRMIFLNLPVTDLERATAFYEAIGATRNPQFSDDTASCMVFSETIYAMLTTHDKFRQFTPKPIADAKTSNQALFCLSADTRNEVDDIVGRAEAAGGVADPSPKDEYSFMYGRSFEDPDGHMWGVNWLDMASVPPQPALANA
- a CDS encoding cupin domain-containing protein; this translates as MTGHDHSHSHHDHDHHDDRWKHDGVRVIPGNQLDTNVPSTAGMDRAAAINFARVGAQKLWAGTVSIKPDAKTGAHHHGHLESVIYVVKGKARMRWGESLQFTAEAGPGDFIFVPPYVPHQEINASPDEVLECVLVRSDGEAVAINLDIEPVEKPETVLWIDPVHRDPNEKK
- a CDS encoding CsbD family protein — translated: MGSTTDKIKGTANEAIGKAKQGIGEATGSDRLKGEGVVQEVKGKGQQAMGDAKDAAKDAIDRAAAAAKRAAE
- a CDS encoding FKBP-type peptidyl-prolyl cis-trans isomerase, producing the protein MQRFQRALLTLMSALAITVIAGVSHFVSTTASAQTAGKTMTTASGLQIIDSTVGTGASPQAGQICVMHYTGWLYENGQKGKKFDSSVDRKEPFEFPIGKGRVIAGWDEGVASMKVGGKRTLIIPPQLGYGARGAGGVIPPNATLMFDVELLAVK